A genomic segment from Aegilops tauschii subsp. strangulata cultivar AL8/78 chromosome 1, Aet v6.0, whole genome shotgun sequence encodes:
- the LOC109755080 gene encoding probable mediator of RNA polymerase II transcription subunit 26b: protein MADDGLDRWRGFFRGAGVGICEAIEKAILVAAADEPQEFLRRRDRIAERLFNALLARPSCHGCTASTGSVPPATPAVAEDKGSVRRVPEKDCKVDSSSLGAPGGGALGGGISEDDDSDSEDDERLRRAAASNYGHNYDDDNDVEEEQDAAAPAEEDHHAEDDDPEAEELEALTNEIDEESQIVGEVLRIKELLLHKQDHSDATLFDSLRRLQLMQLSVSTLKATEIGRAVNGLRKHSSQQIRHLALALIQDWKILVDEWVSTTNVALADNSPGTSNPSVVDDDEEEEGLPSPPLDEGAFFAPETTAIQLSEFFDEMDEDGNLRHNNDVRLGNKRENNGRRPANHSTVSKPELTRPVGTVERDQFRRPELTRQEPPMRHTNQQKPQGSNLQAKPHGMLNKQSRPLSSDSGSMRPMKAATQQKPIGEMKYKQTQEHFGVERKPAMGHVDKSRLRAQPSSGVRLESARPKTQDGLESNVRLEAAKRRLQERYQEAENAKKQRTIQVMELGDIPKPKSNTRQPMVKSRNNIRSRVLGRR from the exons GTGGCGCGGCTTCTTCCGGGGCGCCGGCGTCGGCATCTGCGAGGCCATCGAGAAGGCCatcctcgtcgccgccgccgacgagccGCAGGAGTTCCTGCGCCGCCGCGACCGCATAGCCGAGCGCCTCTTCAACGCGCTCCTCGCTCGCCCCTCCTGCCACGGCTGCACCGCCAGCACCGGCTCCGTCCCCCCCGCCACGCCCGCCGTCGCGGAGGACAAGGGCAGCGTGCGCCGCGTCCCCGAGAAGGACTGCAAGGTCGACAGCAGCAGCCTCGGCGCGCCCGGGGGCGGGGCGCTCGGCGGCGGCATCAGCGAGGATGACGACTCCGACTCCGAGGACGACGAgcgcctccgccgcgccgccgccagcAACTACGGCCACAACTATGACGACGACAACGACGTGGAGGAGGAGCAGGACGCGGCCGCGCCGGCGGAGGAGGACCACCACGCTGAGGATGACGACCCGGAGGCTGAGGAGCTGGAGGCCCTAACCAACGAGATCGATGAGGAGTCACAGATCGTTGGGGAGGTCCTCCGCATCAAGGAGCTCCTGCTGCACAAGCAAGACCAT TCGGATGCTACTCTGTTCGACTCACTTAGGAGGCTGCAGCTGATGCAATTGTCCGTCTCCACGCTTAAG GCTACTGAGATTGGGAGGGCTGTTAATGGCCTTCGGAAGCACAGCTCGCAGCAGATTCGTCACCTCGCGCTGGCTCTCATACA GGATTGGAAAATTTTGGTTGATGAGTGGGTCAGTACTACCAACGTTGCCCTTGCAG ACAACTCCCCAGGAACTTCAAACCCTTCTGTTGtggatgatgatgaagaagaagaaggccttCCTTCTCCACCTTTGGATGAAGGAGCATTCTTTGCACCTGAGACTACTGCCATTCAACTCTCTGAG TTCTTTGACGAAATGGATGAAGATGGAA ACTTGAGACACAACAATGATGTCCGCCTTGGAAACAAGAGGGAAAACAATGGCAGGAGGCCTGCAAACCATTCAACTGTGTCAAAACCAGAACTTACTCGACCTGTTGGAACTGTTGAAAGAGATCAGTTCAGGAGGCCAGAATTGACAAGGCAAGAACCACCAATGAGGCATACAAACCAGCAAAAACCTCAAGGTTCAAATTTGCAAGCCAAGCCCCATGGCATGCTCAACAAGCAATCCAGGCCCCTGAGTTCTGATTCTGGATCTATGAGACCAATGAAGGCAGCTACTCAACAGAAGCCCATCGGTGAGATGAAGTACAAACAGACTCAGGAACACTTCGGTGTCGAAAGAAAACCTGCAATGGGTCATGTGGAT AAATCAAGGCTTCGTGCGCAGCCTTCATCAGGAGTCAGGTTAGAGTCGGCAAGGCCAAAGACCCAGGATGGCTTGGAAAGCAACGTAAGGTTGGAAGCAGCCAAGCGTAGGCTCCAGGAACGTTATCAGGAAGCTGAAAATG CAAAGAAGCAGCGCACGATACAAGTAATGGAGCTGGGTGACATACCAAAGCCTAAGAGTAATACCAGGCAACCTATGGTGAAGTCAAGGAATAACATTAGAAGTAGGGTACTCGGCCGGCGCTGA